One genomic segment of Methanothermobacter wolfeii includes these proteins:
- the rrp4 gene encoding exosome complex RNA-binding protein Rrp4, producing MILVKDKDLVVPGQILAENDYYPGMGTFKEDSRICSSLVGLVSVRNKRINVIPLQSKYIPKRGDVIIGEITDIRFSMWGLDINSPYTGMLPASEVFGKDKRELEKVFEIGDVLLLRVVDVDEVKKVKLGLKGRGLGKFRDGILVYITPTKVPRLIGKRGSMINMVKEKTGCDIVVGQNGVVWIKGDPQMERIAEKVILMIDREAHTSGLTDRIRELLDKLTVSEEETPTEHEGETYHESGEAPPEPESTEEKMEEEESPDLEERDEEETSEGIEEDSKSDE from the coding sequence GTGATACTTGTAAAGGATAAGGACCTGGTTGTTCCAGGTCAGATACTGGCAGAAAACGATTACTACCCTGGTATGGGCACCTTCAAGGAGGATAGCAGGATATGCTCCTCCCTTGTTGGACTCGTTTCTGTGAGGAATAAAAGGATAAACGTGATACCCCTCCAGAGCAAATACATCCCCAAGAGGGGCGACGTTATTATAGGTGAAATAACAGATATAAGGTTCTCAATGTGGGGCCTTGACATAAACTCCCCCTACACAGGCATGTTGCCGGCATCAGAGGTTTTTGGTAAGGATAAGAGGGAGCTTGAAAAGGTCTTTGAGATCGGCGACGTTCTTCTTTTAAGGGTAGTGGACGTTGATGAGGTTAAGAAGGTTAAACTCGGCCTTAAGGGAAGAGGTCTTGGGAAATTCAGGGACGGCATACTGGTCTACATAACACCCACCAAGGTGCCGAGGCTCATAGGTAAACGCGGCTCAATGATAAACATGGTAAAGGAGAAAACCGGCTGTGACATCGTCGTGGGCCAGAACGGTGTTGTCTGGATCAAGGGAGACCCCCAGATGGAGAGGATAGCTGAAAAGGTTATACTCATGATAGACCGTGAGGCCCATACATCAGGGCTCACAGACAGGATAAGGGAACTCCTTGATAAACTCACAGTGTCAGAGGAGGAAACTCCCACCGAACATGAAGGAGAAACTTATCATGAATCCGGGGAGGCTCCACCTGAACCTGAAAGCACTGAAGAGAAAATGGAAGAGGAAGAATCCCCTGATCTTGAGGAAAGGGATGAGGAGGAGACCTCTGAAGGGATAGAAGAGGATAGTAAGTCTGATGAGTAG
- a CDS encoding ribosome assembly factor SBDS has protein sequence MVSLEDAVIARLESHGERFEILVDPDLAAEFRREDSDVSVEDVLAVQEVFRDARKGDKASEEAMRKVFETSDPLEVTPIILQKGTIQLTAQQRRQMIEDKHKKIVSKIAREGINPQTGLPHPPKRIERAMEEAKVHVDPFKTVDEQVNIILKAIRTKIPIKFEKVKVAIKIPGEKAGSAYGVISSFGKIKNEKWQSDGSWIAVVEIPGGLQDSFYQKLSELTGGNLETRIIK, from the coding sequence ATGGTTAGCCTTGAAGATGCGGTTATCGCCCGTCTTGAATCCCATGGAGAAAGATTTGAGATCCTTGTAGACCCTGACCTGGCAGCTGAATTCCGGAGGGAAGACTCGGATGTTAGTGTGGAGGATGTCCTGGCAGTCCAGGAGGTCTTCAGGGACGCCAGGAAGGGTGATAAGGCATCTGAGGAGGCAATGAGGAAGGTCTTTGAAACCTCAGACCCCCTGGAGGTAACACCAATCATCCTTCAGAAGGGGACGATACAGCTCACTGCACAGCAGAGAAGGCAGATGATAGAGGATAAGCACAAAAAGATAGTCAGTAAAATAGCCCGTGAAGGTATAAACCCCCAGACAGGGCTTCCTCACCCTCCAAAGAGGATTGAAAGGGCGATGGAAGAAGCCAAGGTTCATGTTGATCCATTCAAAACGGTTGATGAGCAGGTCAACATAATCCTGAAGGCAATAAGGACAAAGATACCCATCAAATTTGAAAAGGTCAAGGTGGCCATAAAGATACCCGGTGAAAAGGCTGGTTCAGCCTACGGTGTAATATCCAGTTTCGGGAAAATAAAGAATGAGAAGTGGCAAAGCGACGGTTCATGGATAGCGGTGGTTGAGATACCAGGCGGCCTTCAGGACAGTTTCTATCAGAAGCTCAGTGAGCTGACCGGGGGCAACCTTGAAACAAGGATCATCAAATAA
- the psmA gene encoding archaeal proteasome endopeptidase complex subunit alpha, producing MQPLQSAGYDRAITVFSPDGRLFQVEYAREAVKRGTTSLGVKSKDGIVLVVDKRPTSKLVEPKSIEKIFQIDEHIGAATSGLVADARAIIEKARLEAQINRITYNEPIRVESLAKKICDMKQMYTQHGGVRPFGTALIIGGVNGKGCRLFETDPSGALIEYKATAIGAGRPAAMEEFEKKYQEGMDLNQAIELALDAVYEATEGKTTPESVEIAIIDSEEGRYRRLNDDEIKDHVEELLIRKEKEEEE from the coding sequence ATGCAACCACTTCAAAGTGCAGGATATGATAGGGCCATTACAGTATTCAGCCCGGATGGCCGGCTATTCCAGGTAGAATACGCAAGAGAGGCGGTTAAGAGAGGAACAACATCTCTTGGAGTTAAATCAAAGGATGGAATAGTTCTTGTTGTGGATAAGAGACCCACAAGCAAGCTGGTTGAACCAAAATCAATAGAAAAGATATTCCAGATCGATGAACACATAGGGGCTGCAACATCAGGGCTTGTGGCGGATGCAAGGGCAATAATTGAGAAGGCGAGACTGGAGGCGCAGATAAACAGGATAACCTATAACGAGCCAATAAGGGTTGAGAGCCTCGCCAAGAAGATATGTGACATGAAACAGATGTACACCCAGCACGGCGGTGTGAGGCCCTTTGGAACAGCCCTGATAATTGGAGGCGTCAATGGTAAGGGCTGCAGACTCTTCGAAACAGACCCTAGCGGTGCGCTAATAGAGTACAAGGCCACAGCCATAGGGGCTGGAAGACCCGCTGCAATGGAAGAGTTTGAGAAGAAATACCAGGAAGGAATGGACCTGAATCAGGCGATAGAACTGGCTCTTGACGCGGTTTATGAGGCCACAGAGGGTAAAACAACACCTGAGAGTGTTGAAATAGCAATTATAGATTCAGAGGAAGGCAGATACCGCAGGCTCAACGATGATGAGATCAAGGATCATGTTGAGGAACTCCTGATAAGGAAGGAGAAGGAGGAAGAGGAGTAG
- the rnp2 gene encoding ribonuclease P protein component 2 produces MKMKILPPTLRNPRRYIAFELISEKELGRDEIISVIWESCLRLHGECETSNFRLWLMKLWSFDFPDAVMTLGVLQCQRGYEGKVMAALTSAHHHGGKRLAFHVLGISGTIRSATQKFIKPLDKDKY; encoded by the coding sequence ATGAAGATGAAGATACTCCCGCCGACACTGAGAAACCCCAGAAGGTACATTGCCTTCGAACTTATCAGTGAGAAGGAACTTGGAAGGGATGAAATAATATCCGTGATCTGGGAGAGCTGCCTGAGGCTCCACGGTGAATGTGAAACATCAAATTTCAGGCTGTGGCTCATGAAGCTCTGGAGTTTCGATTTTCCCGACGCGGTTATGACCCTGGGTGTTCTCCAGTGCCAGAGGGGATACGAGGGGAAGGTGATGGCTGCACTTACCTCTGCACACCACCATGGCGGGAAGAGGCTGGCCTTCCATGTGCTCGGCATCTCAGGGACCATACGCTCCGCAACACAAAAGTTTATTAAACCTTTGGATAAAGATAAATACTGA
- the rnp3 gene encoding ribonuclease P protein component 3, giving the protein MKFLDLHIKGSDHDKDLRLLLEASRLGYDGAALIYPSTKYRELRETAEKLRNNSDLDLEVATGVMIDAGNPSEMRRAVNRFRGRVDIIHVSGGDLKINRAACENSRVDVLSAPYASRRDAGINHVLAREAARNSVAVELRLRDVIGSWLKVRARILEYFRDIIKLHRKFGFPLALTSGASTIYDLRRPRDIINFTGCFGLREEEAIAALTSTPWSILEYNRRRPMMIAEGVVLLDSDGREGSPGGSR; this is encoded by the coding sequence ATGAAGTTCCTTGACCTCCACATTAAGGGCAGCGACCATGACAAGGACCTCAGACTCCTCCTTGAGGCCTCCAGACTGGGATATGATGGCGCAGCCCTCATTTACCCCTCCACCAAATACAGGGAACTCAGGGAAACTGCAGAGAAGCTCAGGAATAACAGTGACCTGGACCTTGAAGTAGCCACCGGTGTGATGATAGATGCAGGAAACCCCTCCGAGATGAGGAGGGCCGTGAACAGGTTCAGGGGCAGGGTCGATATAATCCATGTATCCGGAGGCGACCTCAAGATAAACCGTGCAGCCTGTGAAAACTCCCGTGTTGACGTTCTTTCAGCCCCCTACGCATCAAGGAGGGATGCAGGTATAAACCACGTCCTTGCAAGGGAGGCTGCACGTAACAGTGTCGCTGTTGAGCTCAGACTGAGGGATGTGATCGGCTCATGGCTCAAGGTCAGGGCAAGGATTCTGGAGTACTTCAGGGACATCATAAAGCTCCACAGAAAGTTCGGGTTTCCACTGGCACTTACAAGCGGAGCATCAACAATATACGACCTCAGAAGACCGCGGGACATCATAAATTTCACAGGCTGCTTTGGCCTCAGGGAGGAGGAGGCTATAGCTGCACTTACATCCACCCCGTGGTCCATCCTGGAATACAACAGGAGGCGTCCCATGATGATTGCAGAGGGCGTGGTACTTCTGGACTCTGACGGTAGAGAAGGATCCCCTGGAGGCTCCAGATGA
- a CDS encoding RNA-binding protein: MIHNISYRLIVYGTEDEEKVLEALRNILPGAAPEREEAEGYHGNPITVLRGRITRRRALREFMESFREIFRGRMDELKDRFDDNGNLFLRLDKQEALKGKWQPVEHGDAIHLKIKVEAYPARREVAAENIKGFLE, encoded by the coding sequence ATGATCCATAACATTTCATACAGACTCATTGTCTATGGAACAGAGGACGAGGAGAAGGTCCTTGAGGCCCTCAGGAACATACTGCCAGGTGCAGCGCCTGAAAGGGAGGAGGCCGAGGGTTACCATGGAAACCCCATAACCGTGCTCAGGGGCAGGATAACCAGGAGGAGAGCCCTCAGGGAATTCATGGAATCCTTCAGGGAGATCTTCAGGGGTCGGATGGATGAACTGAAGGACAGGTTTGATGATAACGGCAACCTCTTCCTGAGACTTGACAAACAGGAGGCTCTGAAGGGGAAATGGCAGCCGGTGGAGCATGGTGATGCCATACACCTCAAGATCAAGGTCGAAGCCTACCCTGCAAGGAGGGAGGTTGCAGCAGAAAACATCAAAGGCTTCCTGGAATAA
- a CDS encoding 50S ribosomal protein L15e: MYKYVRDAWKNPKKSYVRELMWERAPQWRRDPVIKRIERPTRIDRARSLGYKAKPGYIVVRTRVRRGGRRKSRFKAGRRPKRMGVNKITPAKSIKRIAEERVARKYPNMEVLNSYWVWEDGKHKFYEVILVDPHHPAIKNDPNINWICEKQHRGRVFRGLTSEGKKNRGLRNRGKGAEKVR, translated from the coding sequence ATGTACAAGTATGTTAGAGACGCATGGAAAAACCCTAAAAAGTCCTATGTAAGGGAACTGATGTGGGAGAGAGCCCCACAGTGGAGAAGGGATCCTGTAATCAAGAGGATCGAAAGACCAACAAGAATAGACCGTGCAAGATCACTCGGTTACAAGGCAAAACCAGGATACATCGTTGTCAGGACACGCGTAAGGCGTGGAGGCAGGAGGAAGAGCCGTTTCAAGGCAGGTAGAAGGCCTAAGAGGATGGGTGTCAACAAGATAACCCCTGCAAAGAGCATTAAAAGGATTGCAGAGGAAAGGGTTGCCAGGAAGTACCCTAACATGGAGGTACTCAACTCCTACTGGGTATGGGAGGATGGAAAACACAAATTCTACGAGGTCATCCTTGTAGACCCGCACCACCCTGCAATAAAGAACGACCCCAACATAAACTGGATCTGTGAAAAACAGCACAGGGGAAGAGTATTCAGGGGCCTCACAAGTGAAGGTAAAAAGAACAGGGGCCTCCGAAACAGGGGTAAAGGGGCTGAAAAGGTAAGATAG
- a CDS encoding carboxymuconolactone decarboxylase family protein, whose product MKEDVFYGKGMVHVKKDYPDIYEAVVKLNEAAYTGKALDYKTQKLIALGITAANSDDRAVKKQIQSAINEFGVTRDEIVDVLRVVLLTSGNPPFVKAMRILYEVLED is encoded by the coding sequence ATGAAGGAAGACGTTTTCTATGGAAAGGGAATGGTCCATGTTAAGAAGGACTACCCCGACATCTATGAGGCTGTTGTTAAGCTCAACGAGGCAGCCTACACAGGGAAGGCCCTGGACTATAAGACACAGAAGCTGATAGCCCTGGGTATAACCGCTGCAAACTCCGATGACCGTGCGGTTAAAAAGCAGATACAGAGCGCCATAAACGAGTTCGGTGTTACAAGGGATGAGATAGTGGACGTGCTGAGGGTCGTGCTCCTCACATCAGGCAACCCACCCTTTGTGAAGGCAATGAGGATACTCTACGAGGTCCTTGAGGACTGA
- a CDS encoding SPFH domain-containing protein has translation MILEIIIVLVLLVLAFKSLKILRPYEKGVVERLGKYQRTVESGLVVIIPFIEAIKKVDMREQVVDVPPQEVITKDNTVVVVDCVIFYEVVDPFNAVYNVVDFYQAITKLAQTNLRNIIGDLELDQTLTSREMINTQLREVLDEATDKWGTRVVRVEIQRIEPPGDIVEAMSKQMKAERMKRAAILEAEGYKQSEIKRAEGDKQAAILEAEGKAEAIKKVADANKYQEIAIAEGQAKAILSVFRAMHEGDPTSDIIALKYLEALEKVADGRATKILLPVEATGILGSIAGIAEMLSDPEAQKLVQEKPEEKTGKSVQKKP, from the coding sequence TTGATACTTGAAATCATAATAGTACTGGTTCTTCTTGTACTCGCCTTTAAGAGTTTAAAGATACTCCGGCCCTATGAGAAGGGTGTTGTTGAGAGGCTGGGTAAATACCAGAGGACCGTTGAAAGCGGACTTGTAGTCATAATACCCTTCATTGAGGCCATAAAGAAGGTTGACATGAGGGAGCAGGTGGTTGATGTACCTCCCCAGGAGGTCATAACAAAGGACAACACGGTGGTTGTTGTTGACTGTGTAATATTCTATGAGGTCGTGGACCCCTTCAATGCAGTCTACAACGTGGTTGACTTCTACCAGGCAATAACAAAACTCGCCCAGACCAACCTCAGGAACATAATAGGTGACCTTGAACTCGACCAGACCCTCACATCAAGGGAGATGATCAACACACAGCTAAGGGAGGTCCTTGATGAAGCCACAGACAAATGGGGAACCCGCGTTGTACGTGTTGAGATACAGCGTATCGAGCCTCCAGGAGACATCGTTGAGGCCATGTCAAAGCAGATGAAGGCAGAAAGGATGAAGAGGGCCGCCATCCTCGAGGCAGAGGGATACAAGCAGTCAGAGATAAAGAGGGCTGAGGGTGACAAGCAGGCAGCCATCCTTGAGGCAGAGGGTAAGGCCGAGGCCATAAAGAAGGTTGCAGATGCAAACAAGTACCAGGAGATAGCCATAGCAGAGGGTCAGGCAAAGGCCATACTTTCAGTATTCAGGGCCATGCATGAGGGGGACCCTACCAGTGACATAATAGCCCTGAAGTACCTTGAAGCACTTGAAAAGGTTGCCGATGGAAGGGCAACGAAGATACTTCTACCTGTAGAGGCCACAGGAATCCTCGGATCAATTGCGGGTATAGCAGAGATGCTCTCCGATCCTGAAGCCCAGAAGCTTGTTCAGGAGAAACCTGAAGAAAAGACAGGTAAATCTGTTCAGAAAAAACCTTAA
- a CDS encoding NfeD family protein, translating into MSPDSWIIIAAICLIGEMLTTGFFLLWFAFGAIAAAVLNYLGFDTTVQFTGFILVSVILLGVSRPFAARITGEPSKKAASDRLIGKEATVTLEITPDTSGLVKVDGETWRARSSQRIAEGERVRVAAIEGVKLVVERIMEECD; encoded by the coding sequence ATGTCGCCGGATTCATGGATTATAATAGCAGCCATCTGCCTGATAGGGGAGATGCTCACAACAGGATTCTTCCTGTTATGGTTTGCATTTGGTGCCATAGCAGCAGCGGTACTCAACTACCTTGGATTTGACACGACGGTACAGTTCACAGGCTTCATCTTGGTGTCAGTCATACTCCTCGGAGTATCAAGGCCCTTTGCAGCAAGGATAACAGGTGAACCATCAAAGAAGGCAGCATCAGACCGCCTGATAGGTAAGGAAGCAACGGTGACCCTGGAGATCACCCCGGATACATCTGGACTTGTTAAGGTTGATGGGGAAACATGGAGGGCCCGATCCAGTCAGAGGATAGCTGAGGGTGAAAGGGTCCGGGTGGCTGCCATTGAAGGCGTGAAACTGGTCGTTGAAAGGATAATGGAGGAATGTGATTGA